The proteins below are encoded in one region of Streptomyces cyanogenus:
- a CDS encoding aminotransferase class I/II-fold pyridoxal phosphate-dependent enzyme: MLGEYRIEGRGAAEIAAGVERAVGSGELQPGQPLPPIRELAGQLGVNPNTVAAAYRILRERGVIETAGRRGSRVRPKPATTGREELRVQVPPGGRDLSTGNPDPALLPRLAPALAAAAEQGDRRPVRYGDDPVDADLARVARAELDADGVPVGPLTVTSGSLDAIERVLAAHLRPGDTVAVEDPGWGSLLDLVPALGLHTAPVGVDDDGPRADDLRRALEAGARALIVTARAQNPTGASVTATRARALRAALRDHPETLLIEDDHGHGIVELPLHPLAGVTRHWVFVRSAAKAYGPDLRLAVLAGDPVTVDRVHGRLGLGPGWVSLLLQRTVAHLWTHGAVDRAEVARSYRARRTGLVDALAERGVTAHGRSGMNVWVPVPDETGAIARLLQRGWAVAPGARFRLASRQAVRITVSPLGEEDITPLADAVAAAVRPSPARVYG; this comes from the coding sequence GTGCTAGGAGAGTATCGGATCGAAGGGCGGGGCGCAGCCGAGATTGCGGCCGGTGTCGAGCGGGCGGTGGGCTCCGGTGAGCTTCAACCGGGCCAACCACTGCCTCCCATACGGGAGTTGGCGGGTCAGCTCGGCGTGAACCCGAACACGGTGGCCGCCGCCTATCGCATCCTGCGGGAGCGCGGGGTGATCGAGACGGCCGGCCGCCGTGGCAGCCGTGTCCGCCCCAAGCCGGCCACGACCGGCCGCGAAGAACTGCGGGTGCAGGTGCCGCCGGGAGGCCGTGACCTGTCCACGGGCAACCCCGACCCGGCCCTGCTGCCCCGCCTGGCCCCGGCCCTCGCCGCGGCGGCCGAGCAGGGCGACCGCCGGCCCGTCCGCTACGGCGACGACCCGGTGGACGCGGACCTCGCCCGCGTCGCCCGCGCCGAACTCGACGCCGACGGGGTCCCCGTGGGCCCGCTGACCGTGACCTCCGGCTCCCTCGACGCCATCGAACGCGTCCTCGCCGCGCACCTCAGACCCGGTGACACGGTCGCTGTCGAGGACCCCGGCTGGGGCAGCCTCCTGGACCTCGTCCCCGCCCTGGGGCTGCACACGGCCCCGGTCGGCGTGGACGACGACGGACCGCGCGCCGACGACCTGCGCCGGGCCCTGGAGGCCGGCGCCCGCGCCCTGATCGTCACCGCCCGGGCGCAGAACCCGACCGGCGCCTCGGTGACCGCCACCCGCGCGCGTGCCCTGCGTGCGGCGCTGCGCGACCACCCGGAGACCCTGCTCATCGAGGACGATCACGGCCACGGCATCGTCGAGCTGCCCCTGCACCCCCTGGCGGGTGTCACCCGGCACTGGGTCTTCGTCCGCTCCGCCGCCAAGGCCTACGGCCCCGACCTGCGCCTCGCCGTCCTCGCCGGCGACCCCGTCACCGTCGACCGGGTCCATGGGCGGCTGGGTCTGGGCCCCGGCTGGGTGAGCCTCCTGCTGCAGCGGACCGTGGCCCACCTGTGGACGCACGGCGCGGTGGACCGGGCGGAAGTGGCGCGGTCGTACCGTGCCCGCAGGACCGGGCTGGTCGACGCGCTGGCGGAGCGAGGCGTCACGGCCCACGGCCGCAGCGGCATGAACGTCTGGGTGCCGGTGCCCGACGAGACGGGCGCGATCGCCCGCCTGCTCCAGCGGGGCTGGGCGGTGGCCCCGGGGGCGCGCTTCCGCCTGGCCTCCCGGCAGGCGGTCCGCATCACCGTCTCACCGCTGGGCGAGGAGGACATCACGCCGCTGGCCGACGCGGTGGCAGCGGCGGTACGGCCGTCGCCGGCCCGCGTCTACGGCTGA
- a CDS encoding pyridoxamine 5'-phosphate oxidase family protein — MQHPTEDTRTAAYAPTDRTVPTRSADRASYDRELVHAILDEGYVCHLGFVRDGAPVVLPTLYGRVGERLYVHGSTGSRPLRMAGATDPGLPVCLTVTHVDGLVLARSAFHHSVNYRSVVVHGVAHEVTDPEERRIALDALVDHVVPGRSADSRPADKKELAATAVIRLDLEEVSAKVRTGGANDEPEDLSLPHWAGVVPLRKGYDAPVRNADLAPGIELPEYLAAL; from the coding sequence GTGCAGCACCCGACCGAGGACACCCGGACCGCCGCCTACGCCCCGACCGACCGGACCGTGCCCACGCGCTCGGCGGACCGGGCGTCGTACGACAGGGAGCTGGTGCACGCGATATTGGACGAGGGGTACGTCTGCCACCTCGGCTTCGTCCGCGACGGCGCTCCGGTGGTGCTGCCGACGCTGTACGGCCGGGTCGGCGAGCGGCTCTACGTCCACGGCTCGACCGGCTCCCGGCCGCTGCGGATGGCCGGCGCCACCGACCCGGGCCTGCCGGTGTGCCTGACGGTCACCCATGTCGACGGGCTGGTGCTGGCCCGCTCGGCCTTCCACCACTCGGTCAACTACCGCTCGGTCGTGGTGCACGGCGTCGCGCACGAGGTCACCGACCCCGAGGAGCGGCGCATCGCCCTGGACGCGCTGGTCGACCACGTCGTCCCGGGCCGCTCCGCCGACTCCCGGCCCGCGGACAAGAAGGAGCTGGCCGCCACCGCGGTCATCCGCCTGGACCTGGAGGAGGTCTCCGCCAAGGTCCGCACCGGCGGCGCCAACGACGAGCCGGAGGACCTCTCCCTGCCGCACTGGGCCGGGGTCGTCCCGCTCCGCAAGGGCTACGACGCGCCGGTCCGCAACGCCGACCTGGCGCCCGGCATCGAGCTGCCGGAGTACCTGGCGGCGCTGTGA
- a CDS encoding DUF2975 domain-containing protein, with protein MGKLTVGALRTVLVVMLAGTVFVQAGMVWALVTGSDPEDGALPLTPLRVITILGMVSVQVAVVCVWRLVSMVRRGTVFSHAAFRYVDIVIGAIVAAALVWFAVTALNAPGQRDDPGVTLIMGGVGVAVLGVALIVLVLRMLLAQAVARDVEAAQMQAELDEVI; from the coding sequence GTGGGAAAGCTGACAGTGGGTGCGCTGCGCACCGTGCTCGTGGTGATGCTCGCCGGCACCGTGTTCGTACAGGCCGGGATGGTGTGGGCCTTGGTCACCGGGAGCGATCCGGAGGACGGGGCGCTTCCGCTGACCCCGCTGCGCGTGATCACGATCCTGGGCATGGTCTCGGTCCAGGTCGCCGTGGTCTGCGTATGGCGGCTGGTGTCGATGGTGCGACGCGGAACCGTGTTCTCCCACGCCGCCTTCCGGTACGTGGACATCGTGATCGGCGCGATCGTCGCGGCTGCCCTCGTGTGGTTCGCGGTCACGGCACTCAATGCTCCGGGCCAGCGGGACGACCCGGGCGTCACCCTCATCATGGGCGGGGTAGGCGTGGCCGTCCTGGGGGTCGCGCTCATCGTGCTTGTGCTGCGGATGCTGCTCGCCCAGGCCGTCGCGCGCGACGTCGAAGCGGCGCAGATGCAGGCCGAGTTGGACGAGGTGATCTGA
- a CDS encoding helix-turn-helix domain-containing protein: MPIVVDIDVMLARRKMSVGDLADRVGITPANLAVLKNGRAKAVRFTTLAALCEVLKCQPGDLLRWETEDTAGE, translated from the coding sequence ATGCCGATCGTCGTCGACATCGACGTGATGCTGGCCAGGCGGAAGATGTCCGTGGGCGACCTCGCGGACCGCGTAGGGATCACGCCCGCCAACCTGGCGGTACTCAAGAACGGCCGCGCCAAGGCGGTGCGCTTCACCACGCTCGCCGCCCTCTGCGAGGTGCTCAAATGCCAGCCAGGCGACCTGCTGCGCTGGGAGACCGAGGACACCGCGGGCGAATGA
- a CDS encoding transposase has product MPAEASVRRLPARIDGDALDRAVGRWLADRRAGADGQLHAVAVDGKTLRGAARATGHKIHLLAACDHLSGLLLAQLDVGEKTNEITCFQPLLESLADLGRGRDQRRHAHPARARQLPARPERALHRDREREPEEAPQAAQIPSLEVHPAAGPHPRRRPRPRRDPPHQGVHGEQPALSRRPRARQAIQHKRRRMDRKTGKVSIKTVYAVTSLTAEQATPAELSRLIRSHWKIEALHHVRDVTFAEDASQLRTGSAPRAMATWRNLAIGALRLAGRSSIATGLRRNARNARNAIRPLALLGLT; this is encoded by the coding sequence GTGCCAGCAGAGGCGTCGGTGCGGCGGCTGCCGGCCCGCATCGACGGCGACGCGTTGGACCGGGCGGTGGGCCGCTGGCTGGCCGACCGGCGCGCTGGGGCCGACGGTCAGCTGCACGCAGTGGCGGTCGACGGCAAGACCCTGCGCGGAGCGGCCAGGGCCACGGGCCACAAGATCCATCTGCTCGCTGCCTGCGACCACCTCTCCGGTTTGCTCCTGGCCCAACTCGACGTTGGCGAGAAGACCAACGAGATCACCTGCTTCCAGCCTCTGCTGGAAAGCCTCGCCGATCTGGGGCGTGGTCGTGACCAGCGACGCCATGCACACCCAGCGCGAGCACGCCAGCTACCTGCTCGGCCGGAGCGCGCACTACATCGTGATCGCGAAAGGGAACCGGAAGAAGCTCCACAAGCAGCTCAAATCCCTTCCCTGGAAGTGCATCCCGCTGCAGGGCCGCACCCGCGACGCCGACCACGGCCGCGGCGAGATCCGCCGCATCAAGGTGTGCACGGTGAACAGCCTGCTCTTTCCCGGCGCCCGCGCGCCCGCCAGGCCATCCAGCACAAGCGCCGCCGAATGGACCGCAAGACCGGCAAGGTCAGCATCAAGACCGTCTATGCGGTCACCAGCCTCACTGCGGAACAGGCCACACCCGCCGAGCTCTCCCGGCTGATCCGCAGCCACTGGAAGATCGAAGCCCTGCATCACGTCCGAGACGTGACGTTCGCCGAGGACGCCTCCCAACTGCGAACCGGCTCCGCACCTCGCGCCATGGCTACCTGGCGCAACCTCGCCATCGGCGCCCTTCGCCTCGCCGGAAGGAGCAGCATCGCCACCGGCCTCCGGCGCAACGCCCGCAACGCCCGCAACGCCATTCGACCGCTCGCCCTCCTCGGACTCACCTGA
- a CDS encoding MauE/DoxX family redox-associated membrane protein has product MVLAARLVLAAVFGVAGIAKLMDREGLPRAIGSFGLPARTWKPLGYLLVSCEFVTALALTVNPWAGIGALGALGLLLSFCLAIVVSIARGRTPECHCFGGLRATPVGWATLARNGLLAATAGFVATDGRAPWFFTGLGTIAATCWVVLRLKRSGKVRPGMATPGFSLPDTTGRVWTLDKLLAAAHQPLLLLFTDHACGACDALLPQVARWQQTYAERLTIAIVNGGPPADSVAFSREHGLRNLLVDEDRMLLTTYGLTATPSAMLIDTDRILAAVPAAGSAEIADLVTRALQPRSRSTIARRALLFASATMVPTFISTRAMARGVTWVNWRPKQVKFAGGWLCKQSYALCTKAACKPSPSDPNVLICRCVVEYGYSYGYKSCAERAPVGNRLVSTFSTQNTNPHTRTMTCTSRAQWANCLDVDCEIDPRNPRHAVCRCKSVESGDFFTFGGNCDTSTCTSVIWSAATPPGVPFQAAMESIGLSVTLPKACPTGTDDDDLPPNRLELLWGE; this is encoded by the coding sequence ATGGTCCTCGCAGCACGGCTGGTGTTGGCTGCGGTCTTCGGGGTCGCGGGGATCGCCAAACTCATGGACCGCGAGGGATTGCCTCGCGCAATCGGAAGTTTCGGCCTGCCAGCTCGAACGTGGAAGCCGCTTGGATACCTTCTCGTCTCCTGCGAGTTCGTCACAGCCCTGGCCCTTACCGTCAACCCATGGGCAGGAATCGGTGCGCTTGGAGCGCTCGGACTGTTGTTGTCGTTCTGCCTGGCCATCGTGGTGAGCATCGCACGCGGCCGGACCCCGGAGTGCCACTGCTTCGGAGGGCTACGCGCCACGCCTGTCGGGTGGGCCACGCTCGCACGCAACGGGCTCCTCGCGGCTACGGCGGGATTTGTCGCAACCGACGGGCGTGCCCCATGGTTCTTCACGGGCCTAGGGACCATCGCAGCGACGTGTTGGGTGGTGCTGAGACTCAAGCGATCCGGGAAAGTACGACCGGGCATGGCCACGCCGGGCTTTTCACTGCCTGACACAACCGGACGAGTATGGACTCTCGACAAACTGCTTGCCGCTGCGCATCAGCCACTCCTGCTTCTCTTCACTGATCACGCGTGCGGCGCGTGCGACGCACTGCTGCCACAGGTGGCCCGGTGGCAACAGACCTATGCAGAACGGTTGACCATCGCAATCGTGAACGGCGGTCCCCCCGCAGACAGCGTTGCCTTCTCGCGTGAGCACGGACTGCGGAACCTACTGGTGGACGAAGACCGAATGCTGCTCACCACTTACGGTCTGACCGCCACGCCCAGCGCAATGCTGATCGACACTGACCGGATCCTCGCCGCCGTGCCAGCAGCTGGGTCAGCAGAGATCGCCGACCTGGTGACCAGGGCACTCCAACCGCGTAGTAGATCAACGATCGCGCGACGCGCGCTGTTGTTCGCCTCGGCCACGATGGTACCCACCTTCATCTCCACCCGCGCGATGGCCCGCGGCGTTACCTGGGTGAACTGGCGCCCAAAGCAAGTGAAGTTCGCTGGGGGATGGCTCTGCAAACAGAGCTACGCGCTGTGTACCAAAGCTGCCTGCAAACCCTCGCCGAGTGACCCGAACGTCCTCATCTGTCGTTGCGTGGTGGAATACGGCTACTCTTACGGCTATAAGTCGTGTGCAGAACGGGCACCGGTCGGCAATCGATTGGTATCGACATTCTCGACGCAAAACACGAACCCCCATACCCGCACCATGACCTGCACATCCCGAGCGCAATGGGCAAACTGTCTGGACGTGGACTGCGAAATCGACCCGCGCAACCCAAGACACGCTGTGTGCCGCTGCAAGTCTGTGGAGAGCGGCGACTTTTTCACATTCGGGGGAAACTGCGACACCAGCACCTGCACCTCCGTGATCTGGTCAGCGGCAACACCACCCGGAGTCCCCTTCCAAGCCGCGATGGAGAGCATCGGCCTATCAGTCACGCTCCCCAAAGCATGCCCGACAGGCACGGACGACGATGACCTTCCGCCTAACAGGCTGGAGTTGCTTTGGGGTGAGTGA
- a CDS encoding ISAs1 family transposase: MPALLEWLAQVPDPRDSRGVRHALAVVLTLTACAVLTGATSLLAVGEWIADAPPHVLERLGVRPDPVLPRRLVPSEATVRRLLARIDGDALDRAVGGWLADRRPESTGLRGLSVDGKSLRGAAKAQGRRIHLLAAVEHTTGLVLAQLDVGEKTGEVTRFQPLLDTVADLAATVVTSDALHTQREHATYLLGRGAHYIAIVKGNQKKLCKQLKSLPWKDIPFQGRTRGTGHGRAEIRRIKVATVNNLLFPGARQAVQIKRRRTDRKTGKTTITTVYAVTSLTAEQTTPVQLARLIRDHWKIEALHHVRDTTFAEDASQMRTGNAPRAMATWRNLAVGALRLSGVKNIAAGLRRNARDARRPLALLGLA; the protein is encoded by the coding sequence GTGCCCGCCCTGCTGGAGTGGCTGGCCCAGGTGCCGGATCCGCGCGATTCGCGCGGCGTGCGCCATGCCCTGGCCGTCGTACTCACGCTGACCGCGTGCGCGGTGCTGACCGGCGCGACCTCGCTGCTGGCGGTCGGCGAGTGGATCGCGGACGCGCCGCCGCACGTGCTGGAGCGACTCGGCGTGCGCCCCGATCCAGTATTGCCCCGGAGGCTGGTGCCCTCGGAGGCGACGGTCCGTCGGCTGCTCGCCCGCATCGACGGTGATGCCCTGGACCGGGCGGTGGGCGGATGGCTTGCCGACCGCCGACCCGAGAGCACCGGGCTGCGCGGACTGTCCGTGGACGGTAAGTCCCTGCGCGGTGCGGCGAAGGCCCAGGGGCGGAGGATCCACCTGCTCGCCGCGGTGGAGCACACCACCGGGCTGGTCCTGGCCCAGCTCGACGTCGGCGAGAAGACCGGTGAGGTCACCCGCTTCCAGCCGCTGCTCGACACCGTCGCCGACCTGGCCGCAACCGTGGTCACCAGCGATGCGCTCCATACGCAACGCGAGCACGCCACCTACCTCCTGGGCCGCGGGGCCCATTACATCGCGATCGTCAAGGGCAACCAGAAGAAGCTGTGCAAGCAGCTGAAGTCCCTTCCCTGGAAGGACATCCCGTTCCAGGGTCGGACCCGGGGTACCGGCCACGGTCGCGCGGAGATCCGCCGGATCAAGGTAGCCACCGTGAACAACTTGCTCTTCCCCGGCGCCCGCCAGGCCGTCCAGATCAAGCGCCGCCGCACCGACCGCAAGACCGGCAAGACCACCATCACGACCGTCTACGCGGTCACCAGCCTGACCGCCGAGCAGACCACCCCCGTCCAACTCGCGAGACTGATCCGCGACCACTGGAAGATCGAGGCCCTACACCACGTCCGCGACACCACCTTCGCCGAGGACGCCTCCCAGATGCGGACCGGCAACGCACCCCGTGCGATGGCGACCTGGCGCAACCTCGCCGTCGGCGCCCTCCGGCTGAGCGGCGTCAAGAACATCGCCGCCGGCCTCCGTCGCAACGCACGCGACGCCCGCCGCCCCCTCGCACTCCTCGGCCTCGCGTGA
- a CDS encoding DMT family transporter, whose translation MSHPASGLPVGRGLLYLIVTGAAWGTAGAAASLVYRASDLGAFSLSFWRCALGLVLLTAGRLLRPRARRTATVPATATAGSACRRITRALVTGLGLAVFQTAYFAAVASTGLAVATVVTLGAGPVLIALGARLLLGERLGAGGGTAVAGALAGLAVLTLGGSAATVRPAGVLLGLASAAGYAVMTLLTRWWGRDSGTDTGGSTVRTFAVTSLCLLPFAVHEGLLPHTAHPARLLWLLLYVAAVPTALAYALYFAGAAVVRSATVSVIMLLEPVTATVLAVVLLGERLTATTVTGTLLLLGAVAGLAVSEARGAGRPQPVPV comes from the coding sequence TTGTCGCACCCTGCGTCCGGCCTGCCCGTCGGGCGCGGACTGCTGTATCTGATCGTCACCGGTGCCGCCTGGGGCACCGCGGGCGCCGCCGCCTCGCTGGTGTACCGAGCCAGTGACCTGGGCGCCTTCTCCCTTTCCTTCTGGCGCTGCGCGCTGGGGCTGGTCCTCCTCACGGCCGGCCGGCTGCTGCGCCCGCGCGCCCGCCGTACGGCCACGGTCCCGGCGACGGCCACCGCCGGGTCCGCGTGCCGCAGGATCACCCGGGCCCTGGTCACCGGACTCGGTCTCGCCGTCTTCCAGACCGCGTACTTCGCGGCCGTGGCCTCGACCGGGCTGGCCGTGGCCACCGTCGTGACCCTCGGGGCGGGTCCCGTGCTCATCGCGCTCGGTGCCCGGCTGCTGCTCGGAGAGCGGCTCGGCGCGGGCGGTGGCACGGCGGTCGCCGGTGCGCTCGCCGGGCTGGCCGTGCTCACCCTCGGCGGCTCGGCCGCGACCGTCCGTCCGGCGGGTGTGCTGCTGGGCCTGGCCTCGGCGGCGGGCTACGCCGTCATGACCCTGCTCACCCGCTGGTGGGGGAGGGACAGCGGTACGGACACCGGGGGCTCCACGGTGAGGACCTTCGCGGTGACCAGCCTGTGCCTGCTGCCGTTCGCGGTGCACGAGGGGCTGCTGCCGCACACCGCCCACCCGGCCCGGCTGCTGTGGCTGCTGCTCTACGTCGCCGCCGTGCCCACGGCCCTCGCGTACGCCCTCTACTTCGCCGGAGCCGCCGTGGTCCGGTCCGCCACCGTCTCTGTGATCATGCTGCTGGAGCCGGTGACCGCGACCGTGCTCGCCGTCGTCCTGCTCGGCGAGCGGCTCACGGCGACCACCGTGACCGGCACCCTGCTGCTGCTCGGTGCCGTCGCGGGCCTCGCCGTGAGCGAGGCCCGCGGGGCCGGCCGGCCGCAGCCGGTCCCGGTGTGA